A stretch of Dromaius novaehollandiae isolate bDroNov1 unplaced genomic scaffold, bDroNov1.hap1 HAP1_SCAFFOLD_45, whole genome shotgun sequence DNA encodes these proteins:
- the LOC135327022 gene encoding olfactory receptor 12D1-like: MDNQTEVSKFILLGLSSLQGLQQFLFMLFSLLYLSSLLGNVAIVTVVICEPRLRIPMYLFLCNLSCLDIFYSTVTIPKMLAGFLWGHQGISYTGCLSQLHFFHFLGSSEALLLAVMAYDRFVAICHPLRYSLIMSPRACLLLAAAAWVTGFLHALMHTVMTSWLHFCGPNHIHHFFCDTKPLVRLACNSNQLNLRLLSIITGSMAIGPFVFILFSYLYIFSFLRLKVQSRQGRRKSFSTCISHLTVVALLYVPVIFNYVPPSSGSSPRQDMIATLMYNVVTSVLNPLIYTLRNAEVKRALKRRLFSRQLLVQKMFCLAACVG; encoded by the coding sequence atggataaccagacagaggtgagcaagttcatcctgcttggcctgtccagccttcaagggctgcagcagttcctgttcatgctcttctccctgctctacctgtccagcctgctggggaatgtggcaattgtgactgtggtgatatgtgaacctcggctacgcatccccatgtaccttttcctctgcaacctctcctgcctggatattttCTACTCCACAGTTACTATCCCCAAGATGCTGGCTGGGTtcctctgggggcaccagggtatttcttacactggctgcctaagccaactccacttcttccacttcctgggcagcagcgaagctttgctgctggctgtcatggcctatgaccgctttgtggccatctgccacccgctgcgctacagcctgatcatgagcccacgggcctgcctgctgctggctgcagctgcttggGTTACTGGCTTCCTtcatgctctgatgcacacagtcaTGACCTCCTGGCTCCATTTCTGTGGCCCCAACCACATCCACCACTTCTTCTGCGACACCAAGCCCCTGGTGAGACTAGCCTGCAATAGCAACCAGCTCAACCTGCGCCTTCTCAGCATCATCACGGGGAGTATGGCGATAGGCCCCTTTGTCTTCATactcttttcttacctgtacatcttttccttcctccgactgaaagtccagtcgaggcaggggaggaggaaatccttctccacttgcatctcccatCTCACAGTAGTGGCCTTACTCTATGTCcctgttatttttaactatgtgCCACCTTCCTCAGGGAGTTCACCCAGGCAGGACATGATAGCCACCCTTATGTATAATGTTGTCACCTCCGTCCTCAACCCTTTGATCTACACCCTGAGGAATGCGGAGGTGAAACGTGccctaaagagaagacttttctccagacagttactagtgcagaaaatgttctgccttgcagcttgtgTGGGATAG